A single region of the Streptomyces sp. NBC_00425 genome encodes:
- a CDS encoding carbon-nitrogen family hydrolase — protein MRASLLQIAVDEDESVEARRLRAAALVREQAAADLVVLPELWTTGAFAYERFADEAEPLNGPTFEAMAKAASDAGVWLHAGSIPERAPAATGSAGDEGPLYNTSLVFSPSGELAAAYRKIHRFGFDKGEAVLMSAGEDPVTVRLPETTVGVATCYDLRFPELFRALVDAGAETLVLSAGWPERRRAHWTLLARARAVENQAFVLACGTAGTHAGVLQAGHSVVVDPWGEVLAEAGPGEEVLTVEFDPAAVPTTRELFPALKDRVLGLRTPTR, from the coding sequence GTGCGCGCCTCTCTCCTCCAGATCGCCGTAGATGAGGACGAATCGGTCGAAGCGCGACGGTTGCGGGCCGCCGCGCTGGTAAGAGAACAGGCCGCGGCCGACCTCGTGGTGCTGCCTGAGCTGTGGACGACCGGCGCGTTCGCCTACGAGCGGTTCGCCGACGAGGCCGAGCCGTTGAACGGCCCGACGTTCGAGGCGATGGCGAAGGCGGCGAGCGACGCGGGCGTGTGGCTGCACGCGGGCTCGATCCCGGAACGGGCGCCGGCCGCGACCGGCTCCGCCGGGGACGAGGGGCCCCTCTACAACACGTCGCTCGTCTTCTCCCCCTCCGGTGAGCTGGCCGCCGCCTACCGCAAGATCCACCGCTTCGGCTTCGACAAGGGCGAGGCCGTGCTGATGAGCGCGGGCGAGGACCCGGTGACGGTCCGCCTCCCCGAGACGACCGTGGGCGTCGCCACCTGTTACGACCTCCGTTTCCCCGAACTGTTCCGCGCGCTCGTGGACGCCGGCGCGGAGACCCTCGTCCTCTCCGCGGGCTGGCCGGAGCGCCGGCGGGCGCACTGGACGCTGCTGGCCCGGGCGCGGGCGGTCGAGAACCAGGCGTTCGTGCTCGCCTGTGGAACGGCCGGGACGCACGCCGGAGTCCTGCAGGCGGGTCACTCGGTCGTGGTCGACCCGTGGGGTGAGGTGCTGGCCGAGGCGGGCCCCGGCGAGGAGGTCCTGACCGTCGAGTTCGACCCGGCCGCCGTCCCCACGACCCGCGAACTGTTCCCGGCCCTCAAGGACCGCGTCCTCGGCCTGCGCACCCCTACCCGCTGA
- a CDS encoding LURP-one-related/scramblase family protein, which yields MRFLVRDRLLGLGDDYWIEDDRGEKVYLVDGKAMRLRDTFELKDTRGRILIDIHQKMFALRDTMVIERDGEPLATIRRKRLSLLRNHYRVALADGRTELDVSGKILDREFAVEYDGELLAVVSRRWLHVRETYGVDVVREDADPALLIAVAVCVIHLADKERHDD from the coding sequence ATGAGATTTCTCGTGCGTGACCGGCTGCTCGGGCTCGGAGACGACTACTGGATCGAGGACGACCGCGGCGAAAAGGTCTACCTCGTCGACGGCAAGGCGATGCGGCTGCGGGACACCTTCGAGCTGAAGGACACCCGCGGGCGGATCCTGATCGACATCCACCAGAAGATGTTCGCCCTGCGGGACACCATGGTGATCGAGCGGGACGGCGAACCGCTGGCCACGATCCGGCGCAAGCGGCTGTCGCTGCTGCGCAACCACTACCGGGTGGCGCTGGCGGACGGCCGCACCGAGCTCGACGTCAGCGGCAAGATCCTCGACCGGGAGTTCGCGGTCGAGTACGACGGCGAACTCCTGGCCGTCGTGTCACGGCGTTGGCTGCACGTCCGCGAGACGTACGGCGTCGACGTCGTGCGCGAGGACGCGGACCCGGCGCTGCTGATCGCGGTGGCGGTGTGCGTGATCCACCTCGCCGACAAGGAGCGGCACGACGACTGA
- a CDS encoding DUF6458 family protein: MGLGGCIILIAVGAILTFATDWDMQGVNLDLVGVILMIVGLIGVTTFSSIARRRRVMVPPASTTVVETERHHHRDGYSDGYGA, from the coding sequence ATGGGCCTCGGCGGATGCATCATCCTCATCGCCGTGGGAGCCATCCTCACGTTCGCGACCGACTGGGACATGCAGGGCGTCAACCTCGACCTGGTCGGCGTGATCCTGATGATCGTCGGCCTGATCGGCGTGACGACCTTCAGCAGCATCGCCCGGCGCCGCCGTGTGATGGTGCCTCCCGCCTCGACCACGGTGGTCGAGACCGAGCGGCACCACCACCGCGACGGCTACAGCGACGGCTACGGCGCCTGA
- a CDS encoding D-alanyl-D-alanine carboxypeptidase family protein has product MITAIKGIRVRRAAAVAVTAGAVLATGALTAAPAQAVATPTIAAKTGFVMNNANGATLYNKGMDTKLSTGSTTKIMTANVVLSQPNLNLDAKVVIQKAYSDYIVANTASSARLIVGDKVTVRQLLYGLMLPSGCDAAYALADKFGTGTTRAARVKSFIAKMNSKAKTLGMTKTHFDSFDGIGSGANYSTAKDLTKLASNSLKNGNFRAVVKTKSYTAKTITKTGSVRTMGAWTNTNTLLSSYSGAIGVKTGSGPEAKYCLVFAATRGGKTVVGTVLASTSVTVRATDATKLLNYGFARLG; this is encoded by the coding sequence TTGATAACCGCCATCAAGGGCATTCGAGTCCGCAGGGCCGCTGCCGTTGCCGTCACCGCCGGCGCAGTGCTCGCGACCGGAGCCCTCACCGCGGCACCCGCGCAGGCTGTCGCCACGCCCACGATCGCCGCCAAGACCGGCTTCGTGATGAACAACGCGAACGGCGCGACGCTCTACAACAAGGGCATGGACACCAAGCTGTCCACCGGCTCCACCACGAAGATCATGACGGCCAACGTCGTGCTGTCGCAGCCGAACCTGAACCTGGACGCCAAGGTCGTCATCCAGAAGGCGTACAGCGACTACATCGTCGCGAACACCGCGTCCTCCGCCCGCCTGATCGTGGGCGACAAGGTGACGGTCCGCCAGCTGCTCTACGGGCTGATGCTGCCGTCCGGCTGTGACGCCGCGTACGCGCTGGCCGACAAGTTCGGCACGGGCACGACGCGCGCCGCCCGCGTGAAGAGCTTCATCGCCAAGATGAACAGCAAGGCGAAGACGCTCGGCATGACGAAGACGCACTTCGACTCGTTCGACGGCATCGGCAGCGGGGCGAACTACTCGACCGCCAAGGACCTGACGAAGCTCGCCAGCAACTCGCTGAAGAACGGCAACTTCCGCGCGGTCGTCAAGACCAAGTCGTACACCGCCAAGACGATCACCAAGACCGGTTCCGTCCGCACCATGGGCGCCTGGACCAACACCAACACGCTGCTGAGCAGCTACAGCGGCGCCATCGGCGTGAAGACGGGCTCCGGCCCGGAGGCGAAGTACTGCCTCGTCTTCGCCGCCACCCGGGGCGGCAAGACCGTCGTGGGCACGGTGCTGGCCTCCACCAGCGTCACGGTGCGCGCGACCGACGCGACGAAGCTGCTGAACTACGGCTTCGCCCGGCTCGGCTGA
- a CDS encoding acyl-CoA dehydrogenase: MGHYKSNLRDIEFNLFEVLGRDKLYGTGPFEELDTETAKSILEELTRLSENELAESFTDADRNPPVFDPETNTAPVPASFKKSYQAFMDSEYWRLGLPEEIGGTTAPPSLIWGFAELILGANPAVWMYSSGPAFAGILFDEGNDVQKKIAQIAVEKQWGSTMVLTEPDAGSDVGAGRTKAVQQEDGSWHIEGVKRFITSGEHDMSENIIHYVLARPEGAGPGTKGLSLFMVPKTLFDFETGELGERNGVYATNVEHKMGLKASNTCEMTFGDRHPAKGWLIGDKHDGIRQMFRIIEFARMMVGTKAISTLSTGYLNALEYAKERVQGPDLANFMDKAAPKVTITHHPDVRRALITQKAYAEGMRALVLYTASIQDAIAVKEANGEDAKTEHALNDLLLPIVKGYGSEKGYEQLAQSLQTFGGSGFLQEYPIEQYIRDAKIDTLYEGTTAIQGQDFFFRKIVRNQGAALNSLAEDIKKFLALGTGGEQLAGAREHLAKAAVELEAIVGLMLTDLAATEQDVKNIYKVGLNTTRLLLASGDVIVGYLLLKGAAIAAEKLETASAKDRPFYTGKIAAAKFFAANVLPGVTLARKIAADVELDLMELDEAAF, from the coding sequence ATGGGGCACTACAAGTCGAATCTTCGCGACATCGAGTTCAACCTCTTCGAGGTGCTCGGGCGCGACAAGCTGTACGGCACCGGCCCGTTCGAGGAGTTGGACACCGAGACCGCGAAGAGCATCCTCGAGGAGCTCACCCGCCTCTCGGAGAACGAGCTGGCGGAGTCGTTCACGGACGCCGACCGCAACCCCCCGGTCTTCGACCCGGAGACCAACACCGCGCCGGTCCCGGCCTCCTTCAAGAAGAGCTACCAGGCCTTCATGGACTCCGAGTACTGGCGGCTCGGTCTGCCCGAGGAGATCGGCGGCACCACCGCCCCGCCGTCCCTGATCTGGGGCTTCGCGGAGCTGATCCTCGGCGCGAACCCGGCCGTCTGGATGTACTCCTCCGGCCCGGCCTTCGCGGGCATCCTCTTCGACGAGGGCAACGACGTCCAGAAGAAGATCGCGCAGATCGCCGTCGAGAAGCAGTGGGGCTCGACGATGGTCCTCACCGAGCCCGACGCGGGTTCCGACGTGGGCGCCGGCCGCACCAAGGCCGTGCAGCAGGAGGACGGCTCCTGGCACATCGAGGGCGTCAAGCGCTTCATCACGTCCGGCGAGCACGACATGTCGGAGAACATCATCCACTACGTCCTCGCCCGCCCCGAGGGCGCCGGCCCCGGCACCAAGGGCCTGTCCCTGTTCATGGTCCCGAAGACGCTCTTCGACTTCGAGACCGGCGAGCTGGGCGAGCGCAACGGCGTCTACGCCACGAACGTCGAGCACAAGATGGGCCTCAAGGCGTCCAACACCTGCGAGATGACCTTCGGCGACCGGCACCCCGCCAAGGGCTGGCTGATCGGCGACAAGCACGACGGCATCCGCCAGATGTTCCGCATCATCGAGTTCGCCCGCATGATGGTCGGCACGAAGGCGATCTCCACGCTCTCCACCGGCTACCTCAACGCGCTCGAGTACGCCAAGGAGCGCGTCCAGGGTCCCGACCTGGCGAACTTCATGGACAAGGCCGCGCCCAAGGTCACCATCACCCACCACCCCGACGTGCGCCGCGCGCTGATCACGCAGAAGGCGTACGCGGAGGGCATGCGCGCCCTCGTCCTCTACACGGCCTCGATCCAGGACGCGATCGCCGTGAAGGAGGCGAACGGCGAGGACGCGAAGACGGAGCACGCGCTCAACGACCTGCTCCTGCCGATCGTCAAGGGCTACGGCTCCGAGAAGGGCTACGAGCAGCTCGCCCAGTCGCTGCAGACCTTCGGCGGCTCCGGGTTCCTCCAGGAGTACCCGATCGAGCAGTACATCCGCGACGCCAAGATCGACACCCTCTACGAGGGCACCACCGCGATCCAGGGCCAGGACTTCTTCTTCCGGAAGATCGTCCGCAACCAGGGCGCGGCGCTGAACTCCCTCGCCGAGGACATCAAGAAGTTCCTCGCGCTCGGCACCGGCGGCGAGCAGCTGGCCGGCGCCCGCGAGCACCTGGCCAAGGCGGCCGTCGAGCTCGAGGCCATCGTCGGCCTGATGCTGACCGACCTCGCGGCCACCGAGCAGGACGTCAAGAACATCTACAAGGTGGGCCTCAACACCACCCGCCTGCTGCTCGCCTCCGGTGACGTGATCGTCGGCTACCTGCTCCTCAAGGGCGCGGCGATCGCCGCCGAGAAGCTGGAGACGGCCTCCGCCAAGGACCGGCCGTTCTACACCGGCAAGATCGCGGCGGCGAAGTTCTTCGCGGCCAACGTCCTGCCCGGCGTCACCCTGGCCCGCAAGATCGCCGCCGACGTCGAGCTGGACCTGATGGAGCTGGACGAGGCCGCGTTCTAG
- a CDS encoding maleylpyruvate isomerase family mycothiol-dependent enzyme yields the protein MSLHPTLQPYADAWTHSIEAISELVQPLVEADWNRRTPCPGWSVRDIVSHVIGLDCEMYGDPRPIHTLPRDLFHVTNDLQRYMEMQVDVRRHHTAPEMTSELEYTVIRRNRQLRNEMRQPHTTVRGPLGTELTLEESMRLHAFNVWVHEQDLRTALGRPGNLDSPGAHIARDALLAELPAVVAEKADAPRSSAVVFDVHGPIEFLRTIRVDIQGRGTLETAPALGPAAAFTLDWETFVRLACGRVSADAVADRVKAEGEPELTAAILRNFAVTR from the coding sequence GTGAGTCTGCATCCCACCCTCCAGCCCTACGCCGACGCCTGGACCCACTCCATCGAAGCGATATCCGAGCTGGTGCAGCCTCTGGTGGAGGCGGACTGGAACCGCCGGACGCCGTGCCCGGGCTGGTCGGTCCGCGACATCGTGTCGCACGTCATCGGGCTGGACTGCGAGATGTACGGCGACCCGCGCCCGATCCACACCCTCCCGCGCGACCTGTTCCACGTCACCAACGACCTCCAGCGCTACATGGAGATGCAGGTCGACGTCCGCCGTCACCACACGGCGCCGGAGATGACGTCCGAGCTGGAGTACACGGTCATCCGCCGCAACCGGCAGCTGCGCAACGAGATGCGCCAGCCCCACACGACGGTGCGCGGTCCGCTCGGCACCGAGCTCACGCTCGAGGAGTCGATGCGGCTCCACGCGTTCAACGTCTGGGTGCACGAGCAGGATCTGCGCACCGCCCTCGGCCGGCCCGGCAACCTCGACTCCCCCGGCGCGCACATCGCCCGCGACGCGCTGCTGGCCGAACTCCCGGCGGTCGTCGCCGAGAAGGCCGACGCCCCGCGCAGTTCCGCGGTCGTCTTCGACGTGCACGGCCCGATCGAGTTCCTGCGCACCATCCGCGTCGACATCCAGGGGCGCGGCACCCTGGAGACGGCGCCCGCGCTCGGCCCCGCCGCCGCGTTCACCCTCGACTGGGAGACGTTCGTCCGTCTGGCCTGCGGCCGGGTGTCGGCGGACGCCGTCGCCGACCGGGTGAAGGCGGAGGGGGAGCCGGAGCTGACGGCGGCCATCCTGCGGAACTTCGCGGTCACCCGGTAG
- a CDS encoding NHL domain-containing thioredoxin family protein, with amino-acid sequence MTDSSPAPAPRRLRVRAPELIGKGGWLNTGGRQYTLAELRGRIVVLDFWTFCCVNCLHVLDELRELEEKHRDTVVVVGVHSPKFVHEAEHQAVVDAVERYGVEHPVLDDPELATWKQYAVRAWPTLVVIDPEGYVVAQHAGEGHVHAIERLVAELEAEHAAKGTLRRGDGPYVAPEPEPTALRFPGKALVLPGGNILVSDTTRHQLVELAEDGETVVRRIGSGARGLADGTASNAAFNEPQGLALLDDSAVVVADTVNHALRRLDLDSGAVTTLAGTGRQWWQGSPTSGPAREVDLSSPWDVALFGGRVWIAMAGVHQLWAYDPADGTVGVVAGTTNEGLVDGPGAEAWFAQPSGLAAAPGGERLWVADSETSALRWVDRAGVVHTAVGTGLFDFGHRDGAADQALLQHPLGVTVLPDGSVAVSDTYNHALRRYDPATGEVSTLATDLREPSDAVLAGEDIVVVESARHRLTRLRLPEEAVTVDAVAHRTRRAATEVAPGPLRLDVIFQAPAGQKLDTRYGPSTRLLVSATPPELLVKGEGAGTDLTRALELDPAVPEGVLHVSAMAASCDDDPANEYPACHVHQQDWGVPVRLTEGAADRLPLVLAGLDPQA; translated from the coding sequence ATGACCGACTCCTCACCGGCCCCGGCCCCCCGTCGCCTCCGTGTCCGTGCCCCCGAGCTGATCGGCAAGGGCGGCTGGCTGAACACGGGCGGGCGGCAGTACACCCTCGCCGAACTGCGCGGACGCATCGTCGTTCTCGATTTCTGGACGTTCTGCTGTGTGAACTGTCTGCATGTTCTGGACGAGTTGCGGGAGTTGGAGGAGAAGCACCGGGACACGGTGGTCGTGGTCGGTGTGCACTCGCCGAAGTTCGTGCACGAGGCCGAGCACCAGGCGGTCGTCGACGCCGTCGAGCGGTACGGCGTCGAGCATCCGGTGCTCGACGACCCCGAGCTCGCGACCTGGAAGCAGTACGCGGTCCGTGCGTGGCCGACGCTCGTCGTGATCGACCCGGAGGGGTACGTCGTCGCGCAGCACGCCGGCGAGGGGCATGTGCACGCCATCGAGCGGCTGGTGGCGGAGCTGGAGGCCGAGCACGCGGCGAAGGGCACGCTGCGGCGCGGGGACGGGCCGTACGTGGCGCCGGAGCCCGAGCCGACCGCCCTGCGCTTCCCGGGCAAGGCTCTGGTGTTGCCCGGCGGGAACATCCTGGTCAGCGACACCACGCGGCACCAGCTCGTGGAGCTCGCGGAGGACGGGGAGACGGTGGTGCGCCGGATCGGGTCCGGTGCGCGCGGCCTCGCCGACGGCACGGCGTCGAACGCCGCCTTCAACGAGCCTCAGGGCCTCGCCCTGCTCGACGACTCCGCCGTGGTCGTCGCCGACACCGTCAACCACGCCCTGCGCCGGCTCGACCTGGACTCGGGGGCCGTGACGACCCTCGCCGGGACCGGCAGGCAGTGGTGGCAGGGGTCGCCGACGTCCGGCCCCGCGCGTGAGGTCGACCTCTCCTCGCCGTGGGACGTGGCGCTGTTCGGCGGCCGGGTGTGGATCGCCATGGCCGGTGTGCACCAGCTGTGGGCGTACGACCCGGCCGACGGCACGGTGGGCGTCGTGGCGGGCACGACCAACGAGGGGCTCGTCGACGGACCGGGAGCCGAGGCCTGGTTCGCCCAGCCGTCGGGTCTCGCCGCCGCGCCGGGCGGGGAGCGGCTGTGGGTCGCCGACTCCGAGACGTCGGCGCTGCGCTGGGTGGACCGGGCGGGCGTCGTGCACACGGCCGTCGGCACCGGGCTGTTCGACTTCGGGCACCGCGACGGCGCGGCAGACCAGGCGCTGCTCCAGCATCCGCTGGGCGTCACCGTCCTGCCCGACGGCTCGGTCGCCGTCAGCGACACCTACAACCACGCCCTGCGCCGCTACGACCCGGCGACGGGCGAGGTCAGCACGCTGGCGACGGATCTGAGGGAGCCGAGCGACGCCGTCCTGGCCGGCGAGGACATCGTGGTCGTCGAGTCGGCCCGGCACCGGCTGACCCGGCTGCGGCTGCCGGAGGAGGCCGTCACGGTGGACGCGGTGGCCCACCGCACCCGGCGAGCGGCGACCGAGGTCGCACCGGGCCCGCTGCGTCTGGACGTGATCTTCCAGGCGCCGGCCGGTCAGAAGCTGGACACGCGATACGGTCCGTCGACGCGGCTGCTGGTCTCCGCCACCCCGCCCGAGCTGCTGGTGAAGGGCGAGGGCGCGGGCACGGACCTGACCCGCGCGCTGGAACTCGATCCCGCGGTGCCCGAAGGGGTCCTGCACGTGTCCGCGATGGCGGCCTCGTGCGACGACGACCCGGCCAACGAGTACCCGGCCTGCCATGTCCACCAGCAGGACTGGGGGGTCCCGGTCCGCCTCACCGAGGGTGCGGCGGACCGGCTGCCGCTGGTTCTCGCCGGTCTGGACCCGCAGGCCTGA
- a CDS encoding GntR family transcriptional regulator, with the protein MQSAAPPAALPVPAPVKQPPAADRVYAHVKQGVLDRRYQGGALLTEGELAESVGVSRTPVREALLRLEVEGLIKLYPKKGALVLPVSAQEIADVVETRLLVEEHAARKAVPAPAALIARLEELVERQREQTAAGDLAAAAVTDRCFHAEIVRSGGNEILSRLYDQLRDRQLRMGVAVLHSHPDRIAKSLAEHEELLRALRSGDADAAVRIVHRHIGWFSHLARGEVR; encoded by the coding sequence ATGCAGTCCGCCGCTCCGCCCGCCGCCCTCCCCGTCCCCGCTCCCGTCAAGCAGCCGCCCGCCGCCGACCGCGTGTACGCCCACGTCAAACAGGGTGTCCTGGACCGCCGTTACCAGGGCGGAGCCCTGCTCACCGAGGGAGAGCTCGCCGAGTCCGTGGGCGTCTCGCGCACTCCCGTACGGGAGGCGCTGCTGCGTCTGGAGGTGGAGGGGCTGATCAAGCTCTACCCGAAGAAGGGGGCCCTGGTCCTACCGGTCTCCGCGCAGGAGATCGCGGACGTGGTGGAGACCCGGCTGCTGGTGGAGGAGCACGCGGCGCGCAAGGCGGTGCCCGCGCCGGCCGCACTGATCGCGCGCCTGGAAGAACTGGTCGAGAGGCAGCGGGAGCAGACGGCGGCGGGCGACCTGGCCGCGGCCGCCGTGACGGACCGCTGTTTCCACGCCGAGATCGTCCGCAGCGGCGGCAACGAGATCCTGTCGCGGCTGTACGACCAACTCCGGGACCGCCAGCTGCGGATGGGCGTCGCCGTGCTGCACTCCCACCCGGACCGGATCGCCAAGTCCCTCGCCGAGCACGAGGAGCTGCTCCGGGCACTGCGCTCCGGCGACGCCGACGCGGCCGTGCGGATCGTGCACCGGCACATCGGCTGGTTCTCCCACCTGGCCCGCGGGGAGGTCCGATGA
- a CDS encoding pirin family protein, whose translation MPAVTVENPLTLPRVTAPAEAVARPVLAVTTAPSGYEGEGFPVRRAFAGINYRHLDPFIMMDQMGEVDYAPGEPKGTPWHPHRGFETVTYIIDGIFDHQDSQGGGGTITNGDTQWMTAGSGLLHIEAPPESLVMSGGLFHGLQLWVNLPARDKMMAPRYQDIRGGHVQLLTTPDGGALLRVIAGELDGHAGPGVTHTPITMVHATLAPGAELTLPWREDFNGLAYVLAGKGAVGAERRPIHLGQTAVFGAGSSLTVRADEKQDANTPDMEVVLLGGQPIREPMAHYGPFVMNTKDELQQAFEDFQKGRLGTIPAVHGMTAEGI comes from the coding sequence ATGCCCGCAGTGACCGTCGAGAACCCGCTGACCCTGCCGCGCGTCACCGCGCCGGCCGAGGCCGTGGCACGCCCCGTGCTCGCCGTCACGACCGCGCCCAGCGGTTACGAGGGCGAGGGCTTCCCGGTGCGCCGCGCGTTCGCCGGGATCAACTACCGTCACCTCGACCCGTTCATCATGATGGACCAGATGGGCGAGGTGGACTACGCGCCGGGCGAGCCCAAGGGCACCCCCTGGCACCCGCACCGCGGCTTCGAGACCGTCACCTACATCATCGACGGCATCTTCGACCACCAGGACAGCCAGGGCGGCGGCGGCACCATCACCAACGGCGACACCCAGTGGATGACGGCCGGCTCGGGTCTGCTGCACATCGAGGCGCCGCCGGAGTCGCTGGTCATGTCCGGCGGTCTCTTCCACGGCCTCCAGCTGTGGGTGAACCTGCCGGCCAGGGACAAGATGATGGCCCCGCGGTACCAGGACATCCGCGGCGGGCACGTACAGCTCCTCACCACCCCCGACGGCGGCGCGCTGCTGCGGGTCATCGCCGGCGAGCTGGACGGGCACGCGGGGCCCGGCGTCACCCACACCCCGATCACCATGGTCCACGCGACCCTCGCGCCGGGCGCGGAGCTCACTCTTCCGTGGCGCGAGGACTTCAACGGCCTCGCGTACGTCCTCGCGGGCAAGGGCGCGGTCGGCGCGGAGCGCCGCCCGATCCACCTGGGCCAGACCGCGGTCTTCGGCGCGGGCTCCTCGCTGACGGTCCGCGCGGACGAGAAGCAGGACGCGAACACGCCGGACATGGAGGTCGTGCTGCTGGGCGGACAGCCGATCCGTGAGCCGATGGCGCACTACGGCCCGTTCGTCATGAACACCAAGGACGAGCTGCAGCAGGCGTTCGAGGATTTCCAGAAGGGCCGCCTGGGCACGATTCCCGCCGTGCACGGGATGACGGCTGAGGGCATCTAG
- a CDS encoding SseB family protein, translated as MYGYGQPMDGGAAQQQYASPQQQMPGGHGGYGQQPPLYPEPSPPSLADAVRAFTTGQLAAEDFQQVFATSKVYCPRGDNPGFLALHNTQQPVIPMFTSLKELRRYAGKESKYFVITGAEVIDLLPTGYGFVLDMEGEHRMVFDAKAVEQMVEFAMRRMYG; from the coding sequence ATGTACGGATACGGCCAGCCCATGGACGGCGGTGCTGCGCAGCAGCAGTACGCGTCGCCGCAGCAGCAGATGCCCGGCGGCCATGGCGGGTACGGCCAGCAGCCGCCCCTCTATCCGGAGCCGTCCCCGCCGTCCCTCGCGGACGCGGTGCGCGCGTTCACCACGGGGCAGCTGGCCGCGGAGGACTTCCAGCAGGTCTTCGCCACCTCCAAGGTCTACTGCCCGCGCGGCGACAATCCCGGCTTCCTCGCCCTGCACAACACCCAGCAGCCGGTGATCCCGATGTTCACCAGTCTCAAGGAGCTGCGCCGGTACGCGGGCAAGGAGTCCAAGTACTTCGTGATCACCGGCGCCGAGGTGATCGACCTGCTGCCCACCGGCTACGGCTTCGTCCTCGACATGGAGGGCGAGCACCGGATGGTGTTCGACGCAAAGGCCGTGGAGCAGATGGTCGAGTTCGCGATGCGTCGGATGTACGGCTGA
- a CDS encoding M18 family aminopeptidase, producing the protein MSEPSRFDRGHTDDLMTYLTASPSPYHAVANAAERLEKAGFRQVSETDAWDAETHGVSASGSGGRYVLRGGAIVAWYVPEGAAPHTPFRIIGAHTDSPNLRVKPLPDTGTQGWRQVAVEIYGGPLLNSWLDRDLGLAGRLTLRDGTTRLVDIGRPLLRVPQLAIHLDRSVNADGLKLDKQRHLQPVWGLGGDVRDGDLIAFVEEEAGLTPGQVTGWDLMAHSVEPPAYLGRDQELVAGPRMDNLLSVHAGTAALAAVATGGAQPPYIPVLAAFDHEENGSQSDTGADGPLLGSVLERSVFARGGSYEDRARAFAGTVCLSSDTGHAVHPNYAERHDPTHHPRVNGGPILKVNVNNRYATDGTGRAVFAAACEKAGVPFQNFVSNNSMPCGTTIGPITAARHGIRTVDIGVAILSMHSARELCGDADPYLLANALTAFLRG; encoded by the coding sequence ATGAGCGAACCCTCCCGCTTCGACCGCGGCCACACCGACGACCTCATGACGTATCTGACGGCGAGCCCGTCGCCGTATCACGCCGTGGCGAACGCGGCCGAGCGGCTCGAGAAGGCCGGATTCCGCCAGGTCTCGGAGACGGACGCCTGGGACGCCGAGACGCACGGCGTCTCCGCCTCCGGCAGCGGCGGCCGGTATGTGCTGCGCGGGGGCGCGATCGTGGCCTGGTACGTGCCCGAGGGGGCGGCGCCGCACACGCCGTTCCGGATCATCGGCGCGCACACCGACTCCCCGAACCTGCGCGTCAAGCCGCTGCCCGACACCGGCACGCAGGGCTGGCGGCAGGTGGCCGTGGAGATCTACGGCGGCCCGCTGCTCAACTCCTGGCTCGACCGCGACCTCGGCCTCGCGGGCCGGCTGACCCTGCGGGACGGCACGACGCGCCTCGTCGACATCGGCCGCCCGCTGTTGCGCGTCCCCCAACTCGCCATCCACCTCGACCGGTCGGTGAACGCCGACGGCCTCAAGCTCGACAAGCAGCGTCACCTCCAGCCCGTCTGGGGCCTCGGCGGCGACGTGCGCGACGGCGACCTGATCGCCTTCGTGGAGGAGGAGGCCGGGCTGACCCCGGGCCAGGTCACCGGCTGGGACCTGATGGCGCACTCCGTGGAGCCGCCCGCCTACCTGGGCCGCGACCAGGAGCTGGTGGCCGGCCCGCGCATGGACAACCTGCTGTCCGTGCACGCCGGCACCGCGGCGCTGGCCGCCGTGGCGACGGGCGGCGCGCAGCCCCCGTACATCCCGGTGCTGGCCGCCTTCGACCACGAGGAGAACGGCTCGCAGTCCGACACCGGCGCGGACGGCCCGCTGCTCGGCAGCGTGCTGGAACGTTCGGTCTTCGCGCGCGGAGGCTCGTACGAGGACCGGGCGAGAGCCTTCGCGGGCACCGTCTGTCTCTCCTCCGACACCGGGCACGCCGTGCACCCCAACTACGCGGAGCGGCACGACCCGACGCACCACCCGCGGGTCAACGGCGGGCCGATCCTCAAGGTCAACGTCAACAACCGCTATGCGACGGACGGCACCGGACGGGCCGTGTTCGCCGCGGCCTGCGAGAAGGCGGGCGTGCCGTTCCAGAACTTCGTCTCCAACAACTCCATGCCGTGCGGCACGACCATCGGCCCCATCACCGCGGCCCGGCACGGCATCCGCACCGTCGACATCGGCGTGGCCATCCTGTCGATGCACAGCGCACGGGAGTTGTGCGGCGACGCCGACCCGTACCTGCTGGCCAACGCGCTCACGGCGTTCCTGCGGGGATAG